The genomic stretch TGGTGTTGTTTTATGGATGAAGATTTCTGCTGGTTTGAATGGGTGTGAATATGATAGAAAAGTGAAAAATATTTACAGTGTATGAAACTTTGTTAAGGGATTTGTGTTTCGGTCAACACAAATgagagagatttggaattttttttagtGTGTTTTTTGGGTGGAGGAGGCTGTATTTACAGTGTTAGTGAAAATTGGCCGAGAGAGAGTAGGTTAGGATTCGTGTCCCTCATAGTCTCTTTTTGGACCTATTTATAATCAACAATTAGATTAATATTAATGGAAAGAAAATTAGTGGAATAATATGTAATCaatttaaaaatcaataatattaatCCACTTCTAAAAATGCTATTCTAAACATAGAAAAAGAGATAActttttttgatattttgtgaTTTGATTAACTAATCTTAAAAGTGTATAAAAtcaagattttatgaaaaaaattataatttaaaaatagcctaaaatagaaaacgaaaattcaatttaaataataaaaaatatatatttttgtgatttttcaatataatttaaaatggaagtaaaaaataaaaaaagagtttaaattgtatcaagtgagattcgaacccatGACTTTACGTTTGCaagccttacttccttaccaattgtgctatattgtttgtttgaaataaatagccaattgaaagtgtatgaagcgtcggccagcattttctatttattaaaatataagcaatttaagagtaatactatattttaaaatagactttaaatcaaatatttataaaactcaagatgtcaatgtaaatgaacccgaaattttataaaaattcgaTTTTTTGAAATAGGTTCgcatttttgaaaagtgtgggcaaattttggggtatgacagctgcccttgttcaatcttcttaaacctgaggatgtagattggcttgtttgcctatcggaatctgatggtggaagaggattgaacactagaatacccagaaatttgcccttgttgatggagggacttttgtatgagatgggcttaaagatgccatctggaggttgacagagaactgtctgagatgggcttagagatgccacctaactgagatgcttgtcagcaacctggggggtcatgcttcccatggcgcgtatatgatagatcttcagaatgtttggggttcaagcttccaaacgtatatttggaatagagattcatagatgttcggggttcgatcttccgaaacatctaccatagaattcagatcaatcggggttcaggctttcgaaacatatctgccgtagatttcagaacatccggggttcacgcttccggaacgtttccgttgtagaattcagattatccagggttcaagcttccggaacatatctgttgtagaattcagatcattcggggttcaagcttccgaaacatatctgccgtagatttcagaacatccggggttcaggcttccggaatgtttctgtcgtagaattcagattatccggggttcaagcttccggaacatatctgttgtaaaattcagatcattcggggttcaagctaccgaaacatatctgtcgtagtttTCAGAacattcggggttcaggcttcagAAACATATCTGTCgaagatttcagaacatccggggttcaagcttccggaacgtttctggcgtagaattcagatcatccagggttcaggcttccggaatatatctggcgtagatttcagatcattcggggttcaggcttccgaaacatatctgtcgtagatttcagatcattcggggttcaggcttccgaaacatatctgtcgaagatttcagaacatccagggttcaagcttccggaatgtttctgtcgtagatttcagattatccagggttcaagcttccggaacatatctgttgtagaattaagatcattcggggttcaagcttccgaaacatatctgccgtagatttcagaacatccggggttcatgcttccgaaacgtttctgtcgtagaattcagattatccggggttcaagcttccggagcatatctgttgagaatctggggttcaagcttccagactgtatatttgatagaaattggttttgtaaatgatattttcatgaccggttggtcgacctgaaaggaaaagttagcttttgtgcaatgtcatgatgcatgtaatgtattgtatgttttttgaaatgaatgagagtgttatgcatatgccacgaggtatatgatgcatgaatgcaataGACGACAGCAGATTGCAACAGTGttttgcggggaaaataaatccctggctCTTCagcacctttgagagattctttgaatctcgacttgacttccccagatgaattggataataacatgtcatgcccttTGTACGTATTGGCGTTTTAGCCAACTGAGCCTATCGTAGGAGATATTTTTGCTTCTCGGAGTACTTCTAAAGCATGCCTGTCGGGAGGGCTTCTTGAGATTTGTGCTGTTATAAGTAacatgccccagtatcatgaacttaggaacaaTGCCCCTGATTAATCCGGGTCGGAGGTAATTTTCAactatgcttgggtgaatgcccctgattgttcaacacttttgagagattcttcaaatattgacctgattgccccagattgactaaactattACTCAACGAAGTATCCAACtacttttgtgcccctgagggtgatcagaatttgagatattctcgctcgaactcaacgaagttctgaagacaacttgtcctttgaaaggattaaaattttcatcagcagctcatgatggaagctttcctggtgtcaaatacttgttcatatgcaaagaatgtttggtatgagaaatataattctaatgcaaggtgcatgtttgtcttgaagtttaaagaagaattttttttgaaaggatgtcaaaacatcaattttttttttttgtgaaatgtggtgtgataccaactcaagtgttttagcaaaactcctaggagtcggtttaccgtattctcgttacagtatgctttcgaattaaccctgcttcaattaggacttttaagggttgtaacgtggccaggttcacgatttttagaaaaaaggatttttaggctcaaaattttattggtgcccacccccttcgtgatgttcttcgacctaagttcagttaactcaatgcgagcattcatccttcaagaggagtttgagatgattgaggaatcaatgaggtgtctggacatggcagtcactttaccttcgTATTTTGTGtttgatcacacgacttgttctttgaatttatagtcacacgactttgcccattttgttgaggattttttttttatatttccctaacttttgcctggacaaactcttttgaattttgggtttgaagtccagcgggatgccataacttttgcctaagtcatatgttttcaatttattgacttagcgggctttcttttctctttctttttttttattcgttcttttcttttttgaacaagtcgtatgatcctgacaCGTCTTcaatttgttggaaagattgtaactgcctcatttcttggtcgacgagggatagtcgttgttgcattgtcatattttgacctcctgttgCGAGAGATGACCATCGCGGTCTCGAATTTTCcacaaccttttgaaagataatcattgttgtatccttagacgcgtgctcctgatgaattttgaatgctcaatcaaattaactgaatactaccctgcccctgggttaaatatgagggtttttcgtatagaaaagaaactcctacttcaaggctcaaatgggttgacaagggattaacttccttatatctccagtgtttggatttgaaacaatgcctgtacatcatcaacaaggttttactcgaaagcacaccatttaagattatgggtattatatgttcgtcattctcccttcagagtcatcatgctttatcactgagagtttggtatcacaagcaaagaaaaacatattagagcgagagcgaatggattttttcaagacaaacatattcaatgcatcattattatagttcaaaaacaaacaagcatgacatataagcagtattgaatcaaaacaagaaagactacgcataaacatgcatgatgatgtagagattgtcaaagttgaggagattttctccgtatggacttattgcttcagaagatccattgagtcgaaggagaacttcaaatttggcttccaggtacaaatgatgataacctttgtGTCGATCAGGCTTTGAACCTTGTCTCGGAGTGGCTGACGATCATAAATCGAATGGTCAAGTGCCATGAGTTGTAAGTttccagctttagggatttgcggAAGAAGATGAGAAACTTTGTTCTTTAgggacctgttatgcaatgatatgcatgtaaATGCTTCAATGATATGCATGTAAATgcttatgcaatgttttcaaggatctttatggaatttattctgcaacattgaaatgtagttgcagctttgttgaagatcTTCGACTTCcatctttggacgtccttctttaagaatcaagctcaccatatctagtgggtcatagcctctgattcgggatacctctgaatttgaaggtacatggctaaaggaaaataaatcctcttgccccttgataggtatggtgCCTATAAACTGAagacatatggctagaggaaaataaatcctcttgccccttgttaggaatctggcCCTTGAGGATGGCACctggaattgcgcgccctaaatacttgagatccttgaaaaaggttagttaggtaaagagttcaagttgttagcgtacacaaaaatcctgcaaggaaaccaagcgGTTAGGGTATAAAAaaatcctgcgaggaaaccaaacggttagataatgaatacaaacgagtcacacaagtagccttaggtttaaaggcttgcatgaagttcaaaggtaagtaccctccccactgaagtttagttggttcaacctgtcctatataaagatcgggttctagggtgctcatatccctgatctttctcgtgggcattgtctcaacataacactcaatcggccagccaaaagcatcccttgagtccaatctcaatgagtgtagcatcgagtatcaaccggcttcagtcaggaatccaaagccagccatctcactacttcctataggccaaagtcaagttcactaaggttctaagggcgaattagtgcttgtgacaccacgcggtagccaaatgtctcctcgatcatattcaagggccatcaggacaaaccaaagcgtcgcactaacggtggccaccagttcaaccataacgatacatgtcgtacggtttccctggtctcatgccacatacttaaggtacactagatccgggtgtaggacctttcacacaataacaaacccaagcaattcctttaaaaataaagcatacaaacaaaaaacatttataatgaactaagccctaaggtaaacccctcttaaagactccccagcagagtcgccagttctgtaactcggtgaactgacttttatttttatttcgcaaacaatgttgcgatgagcatgagtcgccaccgacttttattttgtccaatgttaggaagggtaaaaagtacagaaaaagacctcttttaaaaagaaacgggctcggggggtaagttatgaaaagggaaggtgtaagcacccttttcatccgtagttatctacgggctcttaatttgcttagctcatgtttgtttgtttatttgttttgaaaggagcataaagactttagcgtaaatgcgtagccttagtttttttgaaataatattgaaaagatgtttttattgagctaggcaatttaagagcactaccctaattgattggtcttttttctgtaaattttaaagttcccaggactatccatactatatagaagtaggtagtccttgttatattggacgtgcgggtcatcgaagggtcatcgaggtcgtttgaaggcaacaggtagagatacctttagcaaattcgaagggacaatcaccGTTTCGTAGGCAatcattcgagggactagatcacaTCATCGTAtgcaacatcgtgggtcatcgagggacttatgatctttgcgatgatttttaatcgagggacttttgctaatgggtacctctacattcgagggacacgaccttatttcgaaaggcaaccaagaggggcgtaccttagaggtgagtgagtgcaaaaagtgtattcagttcagatattttatttatcttgattATGGTTAGCTAACGTTAAGTtaattagtcttgccatacacaccctagTTACTAGCAGTTGAATATATATAGGAAATAAAGTGCGGAATGTAAAAGCAGAAATATAAATCCTatgctattacagggcttcggggtGTGGATTACAATTTGCCAAATGgggataaaaattattacaacaacCGAATAAAAATAAAACGATTAAGTGTGCAAAATTAAGTAACTTGTAAACGTCTATAAAAATAATCCGAAAGCCTCAAGTGTAGTACCTCGCAACCAGAATAAAATGTTAGTATGGAAGCATAAAATAATGATGAGAAATGGAGCAAATAAATGATCAAaactaaacaaaagaaaaatctaaatatatttatattaagatctaaaagaaaaaaaaaacattaacgatttttttttaaaccattttttgtaaaaaagagaaaattgaattctaaaaaacaactttaattaaacaacacattttttttttattttttaatattatgaatctaaaaggaaaaaaaaaagcattaacgatttttttttaaaaccatttttttttgcaaaaaaagagaaaattgaattctaaaaaataactttaattaagcaacacatattttttattttttttaatattacgaattctaatcaattaaaataaagaaaaacacaaaTACTTAAAAAATAAACACGTATGTATAATATAAACAAAGTTTACCCTTCTCTCCATAAGTTTCTTTCTAATCTCTCTTATGCAACACAACAACATATCATGCTCTCTCTCAAAGCCAtgacaaactctctttccatcgaATAAAAAATGGTAGTGTTGGATCTGAAACACGGTGGATTGAGTTGGAATTGTCGTCCGGCGGTGGATTGCGATTTGCGTTGATACTTCTGCATGTTACGAATTTGTTACTGGGTGTTGCATCACGTTTCTAAAAGCTTTCTACTTTCCTCTCCTTGAAGCTTGTTTTTCCTGcagaaaataaaatgataaaaaactaTATTGATGGTGAGGATtgctatatttattttatttggtatgatttgaaaagagttaTGGTGTTATGTGGTAATTTGAAGGATGTTGAATTGGTAGGTCATGTGTTTTATGATGAGGTATCTATGGTGTTGTTTTATGGATGAAGATTTCTGCTGGTTTGAATGGGTGTGAATATGATAGAAAAGTGAAAAATATTTACAGTGTATGAAACTTTGTTAAGGGATTTGTGTTTCGGTCAACACAAATgagagagatttggaattttttttagtGTGTTTTTTGGGTGGAGGAGGCTGTATTTACAGTGTTAGTGAAAATTGGCCGAGAGAGAGTAGGTTAGGATTCGTGTCCCTCATAGTCTCTTTTTGGACCTATTTATAATCAACAATTAGATTAATATTAATGGAAAGAAAATTAGTGGAATAATATGTAATCaatttaaaaatcaataatattaatCCACTTCTAAAAATGCTATTCTAAACATAGAAAAAGAGATAActttttttgatattttgtgaTTTGATTAACTAATCTTAAAAGTGTATAAAAtcaagattttatgaaaaaaattataatttaaaaatagcctaaaatagaaaacgaaaattcaatttaaataataaaaaatatatatttttgtgatttttcaatataatttaaaatggaagtaaaaaataaaaaaagagtttaaattgtatcaagtgagattcgaacccatGACTTTACGTTTGCaagccttacttccttaccaattgtgctatattgtttgtttgaaataaatagccaattgaaagtgtatgaagcgtcggccagcattttctatttattaaaatataagcaatttaagagtaatactatattttaaaatagactttaaatcaaatatttataaaactcaagatgtcaatgtaaatgaacccgaaattttataaaaattcgaTTTTTTGAAATAGGTTCgcatttttgaaaagtgtgggcaaattttggggtatgacaattagcCTTGTAATGAAAGAACTTGGTGtttctatctccccctttgagcCACACAGCACGACTCCGTTGCCTCCACATGGtctcctgcaaaaacaaaagcttGTTTCTTTGAGCTTCAAGGGCTTTGTAATTCTCCATTTCTCTATCATCTTGGAGCAAAACTTCAATGCGTTTGAGTTCTTTTGCTATGTTCCTCGTCCTCAAGTGTTTGAAGACATCCTGGAGGGCTTGGACAGATTTATTTTTGTCAGAAATGAAACCAGAAGTCTCAGACCACAATTGCCTAACCAAACTCTCACACTTTGGTTCTTTAAACCACACTTCTTCGAATCTAAAAAGGTGCTTCTTCCGATCTGGGAAACTTTCCTTCTCTATTACGATCCTTAGGACATCATGGTCGGAACCAAATCTAGGAAGGTGAAAAACCTTAGAAAGAGGGAAGGACTCCATGAAGGCATTGTTAGCAAGGAGTCTATCCAATCTACACTGAATATTGTCCAGTCCCCGTCTCCCATTCGTCCAAGTAAAAGGGTAGCCAGAGAAACCAACATCCATAAGCCTGCAATTCTCCAGAGTTTGCCTGCCCCACGATAATTGAGAAGGCAGTCTGCGATTACCACCCCGCTTTTCATTCTCTTGGACCGTATCATTAAAGTCTCCAAAAATCAGAAATTTACCTCCCAGATTCCTTGAAAATTCTTCCACTAAAAGCCACGAATCTCATTTCTGCATCTCCTCcgggaaaccataaaaacccgTGAAGGACCAAGGGCCTTCTTCATCTTCCATCTCACAAAAGCCCCCCACATGATTTTGAGAGAAATACTGAACTTGAATCACAACCGGATCTTTCTAAAGCAGACACAAACCCCCAGCCCTATCTCTACCACTCCATCTACAATCCACAGACTGCGAAAATTTGTAACCAAGCTTAAAAGAAATCTTTCCCATTTCATCAACCTTCAATTTAGTCTCCATCAAGAAGACCACAGAGGGGTTTTCTAATTTGATGAGCCTTGACAAGGCTCGAATTTCCCGAGGATGCCCCAAACCTCTGCAGTTCCAACTCAAGATTTTCACTGGGGTAGGCGGTGTTGGATATCCAACACCACCTCTGGTGACAAGATTTTTGCAGCTCCTTCTCCATTAATAGCTTTCGTCTTTTTTTCTCCACTTCCACAATCATCAATAGAGCCTTCAGTTATCATAACATCAATGAGTTTCCTTTTTGAGTTTTCCCCTCCTTTCGCTCGTCTTTGAGATACACcagcttttctttctcttttcttcctCACCCATTTCTTTTGTTGAGCTACCAATTGCCTTTTCATGGTTTCCACCGTTCTGCTACAGAAAGATCCACATCGCCCAAGGATTCAGCTACTGTCTCAATGTCTAACCCATCTAGATTTGCCTTTGATTTTTCTGAAACAAGCCCCTCTGGATCTCCACCCTCATGATTTTGTTGCACTTCATTTTCCTCTAGCAATCCTTTCTCCTTCGGATCGAATCTACTCTGACTGGAAGAGGCATTGAACAAGTTCTTACTACATGTACCAGAACTGGACTCCTTCTTCCTGACTTGCTCACTCATCTTGGGTAACGGTGAAACTCTTAACCATTGCCCATAGGATAAATCCTGTTCCTCCAGCTCCTCAAAACCTTCTTCAATTAGCTCTTCCAGGGACTCACAGTCTTTCAGTTGGTGCCCGATCCTCCCACAGACGAAACAAAAAGTCGGTAACCTCTCATATTTGAAATGCACCCGCAGGTTCTTCTCTTTGAATTTTACCACTGTTCCTCTTTTCAGTGGTGATTTTAGGTCCACCGTAACCTTGATTCTCAGAAAGCGCCCATTCctacatgcttctcttgtatccATCTCTTTGAAAGTACCGAAAATAGACCCAATCTTCCTTGCCATGGCCTCAGATCGGAGCATCAACGGGAGTTCATATATTCTAACCCGGAAAGGGCTAAAATGCATATTCAGATCTGAAAGTTGCTCTTCACCTGAGACCCTATTCAAGACTAACAGAGCTCTATCAAAACTCCAAGGCCCATTCTTTAGAACTGACTCCAAATCCCTCTTCGAAGCGAACTTGAATAAGAGGTTTTTGCTGAGATCTTGAATTTCCACATGGTTCTTTTGCCTCCAAGCATTAACCATAGTGCTCTTAAAAGCTCTCACGTTGTAACTGCTATCCATCCAGAGTCTTCCCTCCATAGTCGTCTGAAATGTTTCTTCCTCGCACACTTCTTCCTCCGCCACCACCACACCTTCCTCTTCCTCCTTGGAAAAAGCTATGTTTTTCCATTGATCCATTGAGACTTACTCAAACCGATACGATACCAACCACCCCTAAATAGGCCAAGGAAAGGACAGAAACCCACAGACGGTGGGAAGG from Vicia villosa cultivar HV-30 ecotype Madison, WI unplaced genomic scaffold, Vvil1.0 ctg.000406F_1_1, whole genome shotgun sequence encodes the following:
- the LOC131627861 gene encoding uncharacterized protein LOC131627861; this encodes MDQWKNIAFSKEEEEGVVVAEEEVCEEETFQTTMEGRLWMDSSYNVRAFKSTMVNAWRQKNHVEIQDLSKNLLFKFASKRDLESVLKNGPWSFDRALLVLNRVSGEEQLSDLNMHFSPFRVRIYELPLMLRSEAMARKIGSIFGTFKEMDTREACRNGRFLRIKVTVDLKSPLKRGTVVKFKEKNLRVHFKYERLPTFCFVCGRIGHQLKDCESLEELIEEGFEELEEQDLSYGQWLRVSPLPKMSEQVRKKESSSGTCSKNLFNASSSQSRFDPKEKGLLEENEVQQNHEGGDPEGLVSEKSKANLDGLDIETVAESLGDVDLSVAERWKP